In Geobacillus kaustophilus, a genomic segment contains:
- a CDS encoding ROK family protein — protein MILGAIEAGGTKFVCAIGDEHGNIHERAVFPTTAPEETMAHVIDFFRPHRIEAIGIGSFGPIDLRPDSPTYGCITSTPKQAWANFNFVGAMKQHFPVPIGFDTDVNAAALGEQRWGAARGLDSCLYMTVGTGIGVGAVVEGRLLHGLLHPEMGHILVRRHPDDAFAGVCPYHGDCLEGMASGPAIERRWGKKGAELTDQSEVWELEAFYLAQAVANYILILSPEKVIIGGGVMKQTHVLPLVRRHVQELLGGYIQHEAILEKIDEYIVLPGLGDNAGIAGALALAAQARK, from the coding sequence ATGATCCTAGGAGCGATTGAAGCTGGAGGCACGAAATTTGTCTGCGCCATCGGCGATGAACATGGGAACATCCATGAACGGGCGGTGTTTCCGACGACGGCGCCGGAAGAGACGATGGCGCACGTCATCGACTTTTTCCGCCCGCACCGCATCGAGGCGATCGGCATCGGGTCGTTCGGCCCGATCGATTTGCGCCCGGACAGCCCGACGTACGGGTGCATTACGAGCACGCCGAAACAGGCGTGGGCAAATTTCAATTTTGTCGGCGCGATGAAGCAGCATTTTCCTGTGCCAATCGGCTTTGACACCGACGTGAACGCGGCCGCGCTTGGCGAACAGCGCTGGGGGGCGGCGCGGGGGCTTGACAGCTGCCTGTACATGACGGTCGGCACCGGCATCGGCGTTGGGGCGGTCGTCGAAGGCCGCTTGCTGCATGGGCTCCTTCACCCGGAGATGGGCCACATTTTGGTCCGCCGCCATCCGGATGATGCGTTCGCCGGCGTTTGCCCGTACCATGGCGACTGCTTGGAAGGCATGGCGTCTGGTCCCGCGATTGAGCGGCGCTGGGGGAAAAAGGGGGCGGAGCTGACCGACCAGTCGGAAGTGTGGGAGCTTGAGGCGTTTTATTTGGCGCAGGCGGTCGCCAATTACATCCTTATTTTATCGCCGGAAAAGGTGATCATCGGTGGGGGCGTCATGAAGCAGACGCATGTGTTGCCGCTTGTGCGCCGCCATGTGCAGGAATTGCTTGGCGGCTATATTCAGCATGAAGCGATTCTCGAGAAGATCGATGAGTACATCGTCCTCCCAGGGCTTGGCGACAACGCCGGCATCGCGGGCGCGTTGGCGCTCGCTGCCCAAGCAAGAAAATAG
- a CDS encoding carbohydrate ABC transporter permease, translating into MARSVWARPFLYLLALAMSVFFLLPVYVMIATSLKPLDEVTLADMWKLPSTIDWSSYATAFDKLAPNFWNSILLVVPATLLSALLGALNGYVLSKWKFKGADTLFTLILFGMFIPYQSILIPLIQFLREIGLYNTIPGLVFVHVVYGIPITTLMFRNFYAAIPDEMIESAKIDGAGFVRIFRYIMLPLSITGFVVVAIWQFTNIWNEFLFAVTITTSDKQPIMVALQNLSGSQIVQWNVQMAGALLAALPTLLVYIFLGKYFVRGLLAGSVKG; encoded by the coding sequence ATGGCGAGATCCGTGTGGGCACGGCCGTTTTTGTATTTATTGGCCCTCGCCATGAGCGTGTTTTTCCTGTTGCCGGTGTATGTCATGATCGCAACGAGCTTGAAGCCGCTCGATGAAGTGACATTGGCCGACATGTGGAAGCTGCCGTCAACGATTGACTGGAGCAGCTACGCGACGGCGTTTGACAAGCTCGCCCCGAACTTTTGGAATTCGATTTTGCTCGTCGTGCCAGCGACGTTGTTATCCGCGCTGCTTGGGGCGCTCAACGGCTACGTGCTGTCGAAATGGAAGTTTAAAGGAGCGGATACGCTCTTTACGCTCATTTTGTTCGGCATGTTCATCCCGTATCAAAGCATTCTTATTCCGCTCATCCAGTTTTTGCGTGAAATCGGGCTGTACAACACGATCCCGGGGCTCGTGTTTGTCCATGTCGTCTACGGCATTCCGATTACGACGCTCATGTTCCGCAATTTTTACGCCGCGATACCGGATGAGATGATCGAATCAGCGAAAATCGACGGCGCTGGGTTTGTCCGCATTTTTCGTTATATTATGCTGCCGCTGTCGATCACCGGCTTTGTCGTTGTCGCCATTTGGCAGTTTACAAACATTTGGAACGAGTTTTTGTTCGCGGTGACGATCACGACATCGGACAAACAGCCGATCATGGTCGCCCTGCAAAACTTATCCGGCAGCCAAATCGTGCAATGGAACGTGCAAATGGCAGGCGCCTTGCTCGCTGCGCTGCCGACATTGCTCGTATACATCTTCCTCGGCAAATATTTTGTCCGCGGCTTGCTTGCCGGTTCGGTGAAGGGGTGA
- a CDS encoding carbohydrate ABC transporter permease: MEKVNITPAEKTAAVPAVRKKRKWTADHWLAAAFLAPSVILIFLFVYGFIAWTGYVSLSNWNSLVPDWSFAGLKNYWYLFHDFRFQADLRNTLVFTVLFIAAVIVLGQLLAILLDQNLRGESLFRNIFFFPMALSFVVTGVVWQWLFNPSTGVNLFLKPLGLDSKWYTDTTILGGFHWGKIEFGIPVAIIAVVVAAVWQMTGFAVAMYLAGLRAIPDEVREAARMDGATEFQLYWKIILPLLRPITVSVIIIMAHISLKIFDLIYAMTGPGANFVTDVPGVYMFETTFRGNYYANGAAIAIVMLLSVAIFIVPYLISSRKGGS, translated from the coding sequence GTGGAAAAGGTCAACATCACGCCGGCAGAGAAGACAGCGGCTGTTCCAGCCGTCCGGAAAAAGCGAAAATGGACGGCCGACCATTGGCTGGCAGCAGCGTTTTTAGCGCCATCGGTCATTCTGATTTTCTTGTTTGTCTACGGGTTTATCGCTTGGACAGGGTATGTGTCCTTGAGCAACTGGAATTCGCTCGTGCCGGATTGGTCGTTTGCCGGGTTGAAAAACTATTGGTATTTGTTTCATGATTTCCGCTTCCAAGCCGATTTGCGCAATACGCTTGTGTTTACGGTGCTGTTTATCGCCGCTGTCATTGTGCTCGGACAGTTGCTTGCCATTTTGCTTGACCAAAATCTGCGCGGCGAGTCGCTGTTCCGCAACATTTTCTTCTTCCCGATGGCCTTGTCATTTGTCGTCACCGGGGTCGTGTGGCAATGGCTGTTCAACCCGTCAACCGGCGTCAACTTGTTTTTAAAGCCGCTCGGCTTGGACTCCAAATGGTATACCGACACCACAATTCTCGGCGGATTTCATTGGGGCAAAATTGAATTCGGCATCCCGGTGGCCATCATTGCCGTCGTGGTTGCCGCCGTCTGGCAAATGACGGGATTTGCGGTTGCGATGTATCTCGCCGGCCTGCGCGCCATTCCGGATGAAGTGCGGGAAGCGGCGCGGATGGACGGAGCGACCGAGTTTCAATTGTATTGGAAAATCATTTTGCCGCTGTTGCGGCCGATTACTGTGAGCGTCATCATCATCATGGCCCATATTTCGCTGAAAATTTTCGACTTGATTTACGCCATGACCGGGCCGGGAGCGAACTTTGTCACCGATGTGCCGGGCGTGTACATGTTTGAAACGACGTTCCGCGGCAACTATTATGCGAACGGCGCGGCGATCGCGATCGTGATGCTGCTGTCGGTCGCCATCTTTATCGTTCCGTATCTCATCTCAAGCCGCAAGGGGGGATCGTGA
- a CDS encoding ABC transporter substrate-binding protein has product MRKKASAWLALALGIGMALSGCSSSNSSSDNAKQGSQKAGEKLEIFSWWTGAGEEDGLKALIKLFQEKYPDIEVENAAVAGGAGTNAKAVLASRMQGNDPPSTFQVHGGAELNEGWVAAGKMEPLNDLYEKEGWMDKFPKALIDMVSKDGNIYSVPVNIHRGNVLWYNKKLFADNGLQPPKTFDEFFQVADKLKAKGITPLALGDKEPWAATHLFENVLLGTLGTENYKKLWTGELSFNDPQVKQAVETFKKMLNYINEDHSSRNWQDAAQLVAEGKAAMYVMGDWVKGYFVNDLKLKVNEDFGYVPVPNTEGKFMVITDTFGLPKGVKNPDDVKKFLAVLGSVEGQDAFNPLKGSIPARIDADPSKYDEYGKQTMQDFKTAELAPSLAHGSAAPEGFVTKVNQAVNIFVTQKDVKTFIDTLASAATELKK; this is encoded by the coding sequence ATGAGAAAGAAAGCATCCGCATGGCTTGCGCTTGCGCTTGGAATTGGGATGGCGCTGTCGGGCTGCAGCAGCTCGAACTCTTCATCCGATAACGCCAAACAAGGCAGCCAAAAAGCGGGAGAGAAGCTCGAGATTTTCAGCTGGTGGACCGGAGCCGGCGAGGAAGACGGCTTAAAAGCGCTCATCAAACTGTTCCAAGAAAAATATCCGGATATTGAAGTCGAAAACGCCGCGGTCGCTGGCGGGGCGGGGACGAACGCCAAGGCGGTCTTAGCGAGCCGCATGCAAGGGAACGATCCGCCATCGACGTTCCAAGTGCACGGCGGAGCAGAACTCAATGAAGGTTGGGTGGCCGCCGGCAAAATGGAGCCGCTCAACGATTTATATGAAAAAGAAGGCTGGATGGACAAATTCCCGAAAGCGCTCATCGATATGGTAAGCAAAGACGGCAACATTTACTCCGTGCCCGTCAACATTCACCGCGGCAACGTGCTCTGGTACAACAAAAAACTCTTTGCTGACAACGGACTACAGCCGCCGAAAACGTTCGACGAGTTTTTCCAAGTGGCGGACAAACTGAAAGCAAAAGGCATCACGCCGCTCGCCTTGGGCGACAAAGAGCCGTGGGCCGCAACGCACTTGTTTGAAAACGTGCTCCTTGGCACGCTCGGAACGGAAAACTACAAAAAGCTTTGGACGGGCGAATTGTCGTTTAACGATCCGCAAGTGAAACAAGCCGTTGAGACATTTAAGAAAATGCTCAACTATATTAACGAAGACCATAGCTCGCGCAACTGGCAAGACGCCGCCCAGCTTGTTGCCGAAGGAAAAGCGGCCATGTACGTGATGGGAGACTGGGTGAAAGGCTATTTTGTCAACGATTTGAAATTGAAGGTGAACGAAGACTTCGGCTATGTGCCGGTGCCGAATACGGAAGGCAAGTTTATGGTCATCACCGATACGTTCGGCCTGCCGAAAGGCGTGAAAAACCCGGACGATGTGAAGAAATTTTTAGCGGTGCTTGGTTCGGTGGAAGGACAAGATGCGTTCAATCCGCTGAAAGGCTCCATCCCGGCCCGCATCGACGCCGATCCGTCCAAGTACGATGAATACGGCAAACAAACGATGCAAGATTTCAAAACGGCGGAGCTGGCGCCAAGCTTAGCGCACGGTTCAGCAGCGCCGGAAGGCTTTGTCACGAAGGTCAATCAAGCCGTCAACATTTTCGTGACGCAAAAAGATGTGAAAACGTTCATCGACACGTTGGCATCGGCCGCAACAGAACTGAAGAAATAA
- a CDS encoding response regulator transcription factor, which produces MKVAIVDDEALERRALCKMINDHLPDIEVVAEGANGREAIDIAKQYCPDVMLIDIKMPGLDGLQAIEAIRQDGLDLEFIIVSAFDLFDYAKQAMRFGVKEYLLKPSRKEEVISALERVSQEVAAKRRQEESSRQLEEQIRRLQTLVESEWLSVLMTEDVSADEWERWKELLPFSIASGMFLVIQFPDAEVADEWKSWLDKQLSGRAPTRYWIGRMANRRLPVLFFRSPNDGEPAWKPVIQALALDLARQFSARYGVALYIGLGSPFSRLDQLRSSYYEALSAAHYYADRQKAQVGFLPAEATRAGGEAERDKQLFEALRLGDIEQARLIGLAYIEELASSHSLPAAGRKAEETFVWLGRLLSELGIRYERLTSFASCRSAAELKRAALDELDCIAADLEVWRQQQAYGKLGKAKDYIDRHYAEPLTLEEVAEQAGISPYYFSKLFKEHFGITFIDYVTNVRIERAKEALARTDLSLKEICFSVGYNDPNYFSRVFKKQTGLSPSEYRKKVQAR; this is translated from the coding sequence GTGAAAGTGGCGATCGTCGATGATGAGGCGTTGGAGCGAAGAGCGCTTTGCAAAATGATCAACGACCACCTTCCGGACATCGAGGTGGTCGCCGAAGGCGCCAACGGGCGCGAGGCCATTGACATTGCCAAGCAATATTGTCCGGATGTGATGCTCATTGACATCAAAATGCCCGGCCTTGACGGGCTGCAAGCGATCGAAGCGATTCGCCAAGACGGATTGGATCTCGAGTTCATTATTGTATCGGCGTTTGATTTGTTCGACTATGCGAAACAAGCGATGCGGTTTGGCGTCAAGGAATATTTATTGAAACCAAGCCGGAAGGAGGAGGTCATTTCGGCTTTGGAACGGGTCAGCCAAGAAGTGGCGGCCAAGCGGCGACAAGAGGAGAGCAGCCGCCAGCTCGAGGAGCAGATTCGCCGGCTGCAGACGCTTGTGGAAAGCGAATGGCTGTCCGTCCTCATGACAGAAGACGTATCGGCTGATGAGTGGGAGCGGTGGAAGGAGCTGCTGCCGTTTTCGATTGCGTCGGGGATGTTCCTCGTCATTCAGTTTCCGGATGCAGAGGTGGCTGACGAATGGAAATCATGGCTGGACAAGCAGCTCAGCGGGCGGGCGCCAACGCGCTATTGGATCGGGCGGATGGCGAACCGGCGCCTGCCGGTCTTGTTTTTCCGCAGCCCAAACGATGGCGAGCCGGCCTGGAAGCCCGTCATCCAGGCATTGGCGCTCGATTTGGCGCGGCAGTTTTCAGCTCGGTACGGCGTCGCGCTGTATATCGGGCTCGGCTCCCCGTTTTCCCGCCTTGACCAACTTCGTTCCTCGTACTATGAGGCGCTGTCGGCTGCACATTATTACGCCGACCGGCAAAAAGCGCAAGTGGGGTTTCTGCCGGCGGAAGCGACGCGCGCCGGCGGGGAAGCGGAACGGGATAAACAGCTGTTTGAAGCGCTGCGCCTTGGCGACATCGAGCAAGCACGGCTGATTGGTCTCGCGTATATAGAGGAACTGGCCTCTTCTCATTCACTGCCGGCCGCCGGTCGCAAAGCGGAAGAGACCTTTGTGTGGCTCGGGCGTCTTCTATCAGAGCTGGGCATTCGTTACGAGCGGCTCACTTCCTTTGCTTCCTGCCGATCGGCGGCAGAATTGAAGCGGGCGGCGCTTGATGAACTGGACTGCATCGCGGCTGATCTCGAGGTTTGGCGCCAGCAGCAAGCGTATGGCAAACTCGGCAAGGCGAAAGACTACATTGACCGTCATTACGCCGAACCGCTGACGCTTGAGGAAGTGGCTGAACAAGCGGGCATCAGTCCGTACTACTTCAGCAAACTGTTCAAAGAGCATTTTGGCATCACCTTTATCGACTACGTGACGAACGTGCGCATCGAACGGGCGAAGGAGGCGCTCGCCCGCACCGATCTCAGTTTAAAAGAAATTTGTTTTTCTGTCGGCTACAACGACCCAAACTATTTCAGCCGCGTCTTTAAAAAGCAGACCGGCTTATCGCCGAGCGAATACCGGAAAAAAGTACAGGCGCGCTGA
- a CDS encoding sensor histidine kinase — protein MNIRTKMLLCFTVFLLLLNGAVFLLYQTSEEMMSDYDQRMRRLLLLNEISQRTNRLTEQLNAYVSEKEGRYARAYEQEYRWLQQHRRQLGAILPVLSDRLAAENYEHMIESLLEEAALTVYHFQAGNIGLYSSHLHETMNIASFLQEETLNLIDDELTAYQRRYDEVERRNRYFRYMGMGLFVTTLLLGALLAAFFSGHLTRPIILLSRAARSIADGRLDGPDIEPMTNDELRLLTITFNDMRRNLKQLIAEMKQKAELDRLVKELELKSLQSQINPHFLFNTLNTVAKMAYLEDAQQTSRLIEAVAAILRYNLGDLQRTVTLADEVRIAREYFFIQQTRFFDRIKFSLEAEPSCLDQPLPPLTLQPLIENAFIHGIETYEQGAELAVSVFVENERVVVEVRDNGVGMDEQVKAELDALIRGEEPPARREQGRGHSTGIGLRNVIRRLQLFYGVMDVAEIESAPGKGTTVRLWLPRWQGGMNGESGDRR, from the coding sequence TGAATGAAATTTCGCAAAGGACGAATCGGTTGACCGAGCAGTTGAACGCGTATGTGTCCGAAAAAGAGGGGCGATATGCGCGCGCGTATGAGCAAGAATACCGCTGGCTGCAGCAACACCGCCGGCAGCTCGGCGCCATCTTGCCCGTGCTGTCCGACCGGCTGGCGGCGGAAAACTATGAGCATATGATTGAAAGTTTGCTGGAGGAGGCGGCGCTGACGGTCTATCATTTTCAAGCTGGAAATATTGGCTTGTACTCGTCCCACTTGCATGAAACGATGAACATTGCGTCCTTTTTGCAAGAGGAAACGTTAAACTTGATTGACGATGAGCTGACGGCCTACCAACGGCGGTACGATGAAGTGGAGCGGCGCAACCGCTATTTCCGTTATATGGGAATGGGATTGTTTGTCACAACCTTGCTGCTTGGCGCCTTGCTGGCGGCGTTCTTTTCCGGCCACTTGACAAGGCCGATCATTCTTCTCTCGCGCGCGGCTCGATCCATCGCTGACGGGCGGCTGGATGGGCCGGATATTGAGCCGATGACCAACGATGAGCTGCGGCTGTTGACGATCACGTTTAATGACATGCGCCGCAATTTAAAGCAGCTGATTGCAGAGATGAAACAAAAGGCTGAGCTCGACCGGCTGGTGAAGGAGCTGGAACTCAAAAGCTTGCAGAGCCAAATCAACCCGCATTTTTTATTCAATACACTGAACACGGTTGCGAAGATGGCGTACTTGGAAGACGCCCAGCAAACGTCGCGGCTGATTGAAGCGGTGGCGGCCATTTTGCGCTACAACTTGGGCGATTTGCAGCGGACGGTGACGCTTGCCGATGAGGTGCGCATCGCCCGTGAATATTTCTTCATCCAGCAGACGCGGTTTTTTGATCGGATCAAGTTTTCGTTAGAGGCGGAACCATCTTGCCTCGATCAACCGCTTCCGCCGCTCACGTTGCAGCCGCTGATTGAAAATGCATTCATCCATGGCATTGAGACGTACGAGCAGGGAGCCGAGCTGGCCGTGTCCGTTTTCGTCGAAAACGAGCGGGTCGTTGTGGAAGTGCGCGACAATGGCGTGGGCATGGATGAGCAGGTGAAAGCGGAGCTTGACGCGTTGATCCGCGGCGAAGAACCGCCGGCGCGCCGCGAACAAGGGCGCGGCCATTCGACCGGCATCGGCTTGCGCAATGTCATTCGCCGGCTGCAGCTGTTTTACGGAGTGATGGATGTGGCCGAAATCGAGTCTGCACCAGGAAAAGGAACGACGGTGCGGTTATGGCTGCCAAGATGGCAAGGGGGGATGAACGGTGAAAGTGGCGATCGTCGATGA